A stretch of DNA from Gymnodinialimonas sp. 57CJ19:
GCTTGCTGATGCGTTGAACGAAGAAATCCCCCGCGTCGGCACCACCACGTTCCGTCCGCCCTACACCCCCATTTCGATGGGTGCGATTGCGGGCGAAGCGCGGGGCGAGATCTTCCAACCCCTACGCCGCACTCCGATGCATGAGTGGCACGAAGCGCAGGGCGCCTACATGGAGCCCGTCGGCGGTTGGCGGCGTCCCTATACCTACCCGCGTACGGGCGAGACGCATGCGCAGTCGGTGATCCGCGAGATCAACGCCACGCGTAACTCGCTGGGGCTGCTGGATGCCTCGACCCTGGGCAAGATCATCGTCAAGGGGCCGGACGCGGGCAAGCTGATGGACATGCTCTACACCAATATGATGAGCAATCTGAAACCGGGCAAATGCCGCTACGGGCTGATGTGCTCGGAAAATGGCTTCCTGATGGATGACGGTGTGGTCGTGCGGCTAGATGAGGATACGTTCCTTTGTCACACAACCTCGGGCGGGGCCGATCATGTTCACGCCCATATGGAGGATTGGTTGCAATGCGAATGGTGGGACTGGGACGTCTACACCGCCAATGTGACCGAGCAGTGGGCGCAGGTGGCCGTTGTTGGCCCGAACGCGCGCAAGCTGTTGCAGAAGATGGGCGCGGATTTCGATTTGTCGGCCGAGGCGCTGCCGTTCATGGGCATGGCCGAGGGGACGCTTGGCGGCTTCACGGTTCGCGTCTTCCGCATCTCGTTCTCGGGCGAGCTATCCTTCGAGATCGCCGTTCCCGCAAGCCAAGGCGCGGCCTTCTGGGAGGCGCTTCATGCGGCGGGCGCGGAGTTCAACTCCACTCCTTACGGCACCGAGGCGCTCCACGTCATGCGGGCCGAGAAGGGCTTCATCATGATCGGGGACGAGACCGACGGCACCGTGATCCCGCAGGATTTGGGGCTCAACTGGGCGATCTCCAAGAAGAAAGAGGATTTCCTCGGCAAGCGTGGCCAACAGCGGACATTCATGACCGACCCCAATCGCTGGAAGCTTGTGGGATTGGAGACGCTGGATGCCTCCGTCCTGCCCGATGGCGCCTATGCGGTGGCCGAGGGCAAGAACGCCAACGGGCAGGCCAATGTGGAAGGGCGCGTCACCTCCACTTATTACTCGCCCACCCTGGATCGGGGCATCGCCATGGGTTTGGTTCTGAACGGGCCGGAACGCATGGGCGAGGTGGTGAATTTGAACAAGGTGGACGGCTCCACTGTTGCGGCGAAAATCGTCAGCCCGGTGTTCTTTGATCCCGAGGGGGAGAAGCAAAATGTCTAATTCTGTCAGCGCATTGCAAGGTGCTTCACATACCGGATTTGCCCATGTCCGGGAGATGGGCCTCTTGGGCATGGTCACCCTGCGGGCCGATCTGTCCGCGCCCGAAACTGCGGCAGCGGTGAAGGCGGCTGTCGGGCTGGACATGCCGACGCAACGCGCGATCACCACAGGGAGCGATCCCGTAAGCGTGGCGTGGATGGCCCCGGATGAGGTGTTGATCATGTGCAAACATGAAGACGCGGACAAGGTCGTGGCCAGCTTGGCGAAAGACATGGGTGACGCCCATCATCTTGCCGTCAACGTGTCAGACGCGCGGGCAGTTTTCACCGTTGAAGCTGCCGACGTGCGCGAAGTATTGGGAAAGCTGACGCCCGCAGACCTCGGCATACTGAAATACGGCGAAGTGCGCAGATCGCGGCTGGCACAGGTTCCGGCGGCGTTCTGGATCAATGATCAGACCCATGCTTGCGTGATCTGCTTCCGGTCCGTCGCTCAATATGCCTTTGATTTGCTGTCGAACGCGGCGGCGGAAGGCAGCGAAGTGGGCTATTACTGAGCCGCGCTCGTTGCCTCCTCGCGCCACGTCGTCGGGCCAGTGGAACCAAGGGCCACACCCGCGCGGGAACCGGAAAGCGCCTTGGCGTACGGCCCAAGGTTGCGGGGTGATTTTGCCGCTATGCGACCTACGCCCCTTGACGGCGGGGGGCTGCACCCTCCATCTGTGCCGTAGTGAATTGCAACCTAACAGGGGGACCAACCATGGCCTTTCAACTTCCAGACCTTCCCTACGCCCACGACGCGCTTGCCGCCCACGGCATGTCCGCCGAGACGCTGGAATACCACCACGACCTGCACCACAACGCCTATGTCACCAACGGTAACAAGGCGATTGAAGGCACGGAGTGGGAGGGCAAATCCCTCGAAGAGATCATCACCGGCACCTACGACGCAAACGCTGTCGCGCAAAACGGTATCTTCAACAACATCAGCCAGTTGTGGAACCACAACCAGTTCTGGGAAATGATGGGGCCGGGCGCGTCCTCCATGCCGTCCGAGCTGGAAAGCGCATTGAATGAGTCCTTTGGCTCGGTCGATGAGTTCAA
This window harbors:
- a CDS encoding sarcosine oxidase subunit gamma family protein is translated as MSNSVSALQGASHTGFAHVREMGLLGMVTLRADLSAPETAAAVKAAVGLDMPTQRAITTGSDPVSVAWMAPDEVLIMCKHEDADKVVASLAKDMGDAHHLAVNVSDARAVFTVEAADVREVLGKLTPADLGILKYGEVRRSRLAQVPAAFWINDQTHACVICFRSVAQYAFDLLSNAAAEGSEVGYY
- a CDS encoding superoxide dismutase, which produces MAFQLPDLPYAHDALAAHGMSAETLEYHHDLHHNAYVTNGNKAIEGTEWEGKSLEEIITGTYDANAVAQNGIFNNISQLWNHNQFWEMMGPGASSMPSELESALNESFGSVDEFKSQFSAAGAGQFGSGWCWLVKNADGSLAVTKTENGVNPLCFGQTALLGCDVWEHSYYIDFRNKRPAYLTNFLDNLVNWENVASRM